In Pseudomonadota bacterium, a genomic segment contains:
- the argJ gene encoding bifunctional glutamate N-acetyltransferase/amino-acid acetyltransferase ArgJ, translated as MQRTDLTIQGFEAAAVKARIRGKDRLDIGLIVSRVPAVAAAVYTTSLVKAAPVLLGMEKIKSGKARAIMVNSGIANACTGEQGMENARGCARLLAEALEVSEDQVHVSSTGVIGMQLDMANFTGSIPALVEALSENGFDDVSRAMMTTDTVPKTALRDIVLGGKQVKILGLAKGSGMIMPNMATMLCFLCTDVVISPELLQKSLTQAVNLSFNRITVDGDTSTNDTALILANGLAKNFPVDDSATDTEMFQAVLNDLLKDLALQIVRDGEGATKLITIRVDGAKSMDDAKNAALTVANSALVKTAFFGEDANWGRIIGALGRSGAMFDPCQVDIAFDQVLMVKDGLGQGRETEVLATEILKKKEFSVNIHLKAGQFSYEEYTCDFSIDYVKINADYRS; from the coding sequence ATGCAAAGAACAGATTTAACAATTCAGGGATTTGAGGCAGCGGCGGTGAAAGCCCGCATCAGAGGCAAGGACCGGTTGGATATCGGTTTGATCGTAAGCCGTGTGCCTGCGGTTGCTGCCGCAGTGTATACCACCAGTCTGGTAAAGGCTGCGCCGGTGCTTCTGGGTATGGAAAAAATCAAGTCCGGCAAGGCTCGGGCAATCATGGTTAATTCCGGTATTGCCAACGCCTGTACCGGCGAGCAGGGGATGGAAAATGCTCGCGGTTGCGCGCGCCTGCTGGCTGAGGCCCTGGAGGTTTCCGAAGACCAGGTTCATGTCTCGTCCACCGGGGTGATCGGCATGCAGCTGGACATGGCGAATTTCACCGGTTCTATACCTGCCCTGGTGGAAGCGCTATCCGAAAATGGATTTGATGATGTCTCCAGGGCAATGATGACCACAGACACTGTTCCCAAGACTGCGCTCAGGGATATCGTTCTGGGAGGCAAACAGGTAAAAATTCTCGGCCTGGCAAAGGGATCCGGGATGATCATGCCCAATATGGCAACCATGCTTTGCTTTCTCTGCACCGATGTGGTTATTTCCCCCGAACTTCTTCAGAAGTCGCTCACTCAGGCGGTGAATCTCTCATTTAACCGGATAACCGTAGACGGCGATACCAGTACCAATGATACAGCGCTGATCCTTGCCAACGGCCTGGCGAAAAATTTTCCGGTTGATGATTCGGCAACGGATACTGAAATGTTTCAGGCCGTGCTCAATGATCTGCTCAAAGACCTGGCCCTGCAGATTGTCCGGGATGGCGAAGGCGCAACCAAGCTCATAACCATCCGGGTGGATGGCGCAAAAAGCATGGATGATGCGAAAAATGCCGCGCTGACGGTTGCTAATTCAGCACTGGTGAAAACCGCGTTTTTCGGTGAAGACGCCAATTGGGGCAGGATCATCGGCGCGCTGGGCAGGTCCGGCGCGATGTTTGACCCCTGTCAGGTTGATATTGCTTTTGATCAAGTGCTCATGGTGAAAGACGGCCTGGGTCAGGGCCGGGAGACTGAAGTGCTTGCCACTGAGATCCTTAAGAAGAAAGAATTCTCCGTCAATATACATCTCAAGGCCGGCCAGTTTTCCTATGAGGAATACACCTGCGATTTTTCTATTGATTATGTCAAGATTAATGCTGATTATCGTTCGTAG
- the secA gene encoding preprotein translocase subunit SecA, which translates to MLGRALQKVFGSKNERTLKIMRPLVDRINGFEGEIQKLDDGALAAKTVFFRERLAKGEPLDDLLPEAFAVVREVSSRVLGMRHYDVQHIGGIVLHEGKIAEMRTGEGKTLVATLAVYLNALSARGVHVVTVNDYLARRDLEWMGGIYHFLGLTTGTILHDMNDAARKAAYRADVTYGTNNEFGFDYLRDNMKFDIDDFCQREFHYGIVDEVDSILIDEARTPLIISGPADMSTELYGRVNTIIPSFKKDEHYAIDEKARSVSMTEDGVALGEKLLNVDNLYDPKNIEWLHHLNQALKAHLLFKSDVDYLVKDGEVIIVDEFTGRTMPGRRYSDGLHQALEAKEGVKVERENQTYASITFQNYFRMYEKLAGMTGTADTEAPEFKKIYNLDVVIVPTHMNMIRIDYPDLIYKNAQAKNRAIVREIEELHKKGQPMLVGTINIDYSEKLSAMLKKKGVKHSVLNAKHHEKEAEIIAEAGQKGRVTIATNMAGRGTDIKLGEGVVELGGLHILGTGRHESRRIDNQLRGRSGRQGDPGSSRFYLSLEDDLLRIFGSDRISGVMEKLGMDEDEPIEHQMISKAIENAQRKVEGHNFDIRKHLLEYDDVMNMQREVIYSQRREVLKGENVKDVVLDMIPELVAQVVEKSVEYKVPSEEWNWDEISQRMLSTFGIPLNWDEESRKDLGHEQFMEKIQALAFEAYEQREKDLGEENIRQLERIVLLQVVDSHWKDHLLNMDHLKEGIGLRGYGQKNPLNEYKREGYEMFMKLMETIKTQTVSTLFRVRLAREDDEVEKLARAQRSQQREMQLSRGETPERKPVTREGDKIGRNALCPCGSGKKHKKCCGRLK; encoded by the coding sequence ATGTTGGGTAGAGCTTTACAAAAAGTATTCGGCAGCAAGAACGAAAGAACCCTTAAGATTATGCGGCCGCTGGTTGACAGAATCAATGGTTTCGAAGGGGAGATTCAGAAACTCGATGACGGCGCACTTGCTGCAAAAACCGTGTTCTTCCGGGAGCGGCTTGCCAAGGGGGAACCCCTGGATGATCTGCTGCCCGAAGCTTTTGCGGTTGTGCGGGAGGTTTCAAGTCGGGTGCTCGGCATGCGCCATTACGATGTTCAGCACATCGGCGGCATTGTTCTCCATGAGGGAAAAATAGCCGAGATGAGAACCGGCGAAGGCAAGACCCTGGTGGCAACGCTGGCGGTCTATCTCAATGCCCTGAGCGCCAGGGGCGTGCACGTTGTTACGGTGAACGACTATCTTGCCCGGCGGGACCTGGAATGGATGGGCGGGATTTATCATTTTCTCGGGCTCACCACCGGCACCATTCTGCACGACATGAATGACGCCGCACGAAAAGCCGCGTATCGGGCGGATGTCACATACGGCACCAACAATGAGTTCGGTTTTGATTATCTGCGCGATAATATGAAGTTTGATATCGATGATTTCTGTCAGCGCGAATTTCATTATGGCATTGTCGATGAGGTGGACAGCATTCTTATCGACGAGGCGCGGACGCCGTTGATTATTTCAGGCCCGGCGGACATGTCAACGGAATTGTACGGCCGGGTAAATACGATCATCCCCAGTTTCAAAAAAGACGAACATTATGCCATCGATGAAAAGGCGAGATCGGTATCCATGACCGAAGACGGGGTGGCGCTGGGAGAAAAGCTGCTTAATGTGGACAACCTTTACGATCCCAAGAACATCGAGTGGCTCCATCATCTCAATCAGGCTTTAAAGGCGCATCTCCTGTTTAAAAGCGATGTGGATTATCTGGTCAAGGACGGCGAGGTGATCATTGTTGACGAATTCACCGGTCGAACCATGCCGGGCCGCCGTTACAGCGACGGTCTGCATCAGGCTTTGGAAGCCAAGGAAGGAGTCAAGGTCGAGCGTGAGAATCAGACCTATGCATCCATTACCTTTCAGAATTATTTCAGGATGTATGAGAAACTTGCCGGCATGACCGGTACCGCTGATACCGAGGCCCCGGAGTTTAAAAAGATTTACAACCTCGACGTGGTCATCGTGCCAACCCACATGAACATGATCCGCATTGATTATCCGGATCTGATCTATAAGAATGCCCAGGCCAAGAACCGGGCCATTGTCCGCGAGATTGAGGAATTGCACAAGAAAGGGCAGCCCATGCTGGTGGGCACCATCAACATTGATTATTCTGAAAAGCTTTCTGCAATGCTCAAAAAGAAGGGCGTCAAGCATTCGGTGCTGAACGCCAAACACCATGAGAAGGAGGCGGAGATTATTGCCGAGGCAGGTCAGAAAGGCAGGGTGACCATTGCCACCAATATGGCAGGGCGCGGCACGGACATCAAATTGGGTGAGGGAGTGGTGGAACTCGGCGGTCTGCATATTCTGGGAACCGGCCGGCATGAATCGCGGCGGATTGATAACCAGCTCCGCGGCCGTTCCGGTCGACAGGGCGACCCTGGTTCATCACGGTTTTATCTTTCGCTGGAAGACGATCTTTTGAGGATTTTTGGTTCGGACCGGATTTCAGGCGTCATGGAAAAACTGGGCATGGATGAGGATGAGCCCATTGAGCACCAGATGATCAGCAAGGCGATTGAAAACGCCCAGCGCAAGGTTGAAGGCCATAACTTTGACATCCGTAAACATCTCCTTGAATATGATGATGTGATGAATATGCAGCGCGAGGTGATTTACAGCCAGCGGCGCGAGGTACTCAAAGGAGAAAACGTCAAGGATGTCGTGCTCGACATGATTCCGGAACTGGTGGCACAGGTCGTTGAAAAGTCCGTTGAATATAAAGTCCCTTCCGAGGAATGGAATTGGGACGAAATTTCACAAAGGATGCTCAGTACCTTTGGCATACCCCTGAACTGGGATGAGGAGAGCAGGAAGGATCTGGGCCATGAACAGTTCATGGAAAAGATTCAGGCTCTGGCTTTCGAGGCGTATGAGCAACGAGAAAAAGACCTTGGTGAAGAGAATATCCGGCAGCTTGAAAGAATTGTTCTGTTGCAGGTGGTGGACAGTCATTGGAAAGATCATTTGCTCAACATGGATCATCTTAAGGAAGGCATCGGGCTTCGCGGCTACGGGCAGAAGAATCCCTTGAACGAATATAAACGCGAAGGCTATGAAATGTTCATGAAGCTGATGGAGACCATCAAGACGCAGACGGTGAGCACTCTGTTCCGTGTCAGACTGGCCCGGGAGGATGATGAAGTTGAGAAACTTGCAAGGGCGCAGCGGAGCCAGCAGCGTGAAATGCAGTTGAGCCGCGGCGAAACCCCGGAACGTAAGCCGGTGACCCGGGAGGGCGATAAAATCGGCAGGAACGCATTATGTCCGTGCGGCAGCGGCAAGAAGCACAAGAAGTGTTGCGGTAGGTTGAAGTAG
- a CDS encoding N-acetyltransferase, with amino-acid sequence MIRDARMEDVKAVYAMLNHYSEKGLLLARSLSSLYDQLRDFKISVHEDLAAGSSRIAGVCALHVCWENLAEIRSLAVGEDFHRQGVGRALVKACLAEASCFGISRVFTLTYQPVFFEKLGFVHVDKNELPHKVWSDCIHCPKFPDCNEEAMVWNAGS; translated from the coding sequence ATGATTCGTGACGCCCGGATGGAAGATGTCAAGGCTGTTTATGCCATGCTCAACCATTATTCTGAAAAAGGATTGCTTCTTGCTCGGTCATTGAGTTCTTTGTACGACCAGTTGCGGGATTTTAAGATCAGTGTCCACGAGGATCTGGCCGCCGGCTCAAGTCGTATAGCCGGGGTCTGTGCTCTGCATGTGTGCTGGGAGAACCTTGCTGAAATAAGGTCTCTTGCCGTGGGCGAAGATTTTCACCGCCAGGGGGTTGGGCGGGCCCTGGTTAAAGCATGTCTGGCCGAAGCCTCCTGCTTCGGGATCAGCCGGGTTTTTACCTTAACCTATCAGCCGGTTTTTTTTGAAAAGCTCGGGTTTGTGCATGTTGACAAGAATGAGCTTCCGCACAAGGTGTGGAGCGACTGTATTCACTGCCCGAAATTTCCTGATTGCAACGAAGAAGCGATGGTCTGGAATGCCGGGAGTTGA
- a CDS encoding arginine--tRNA ligase, which translates to MVKARLRAIVDQCYQKGIAQGLWSDLAAGVYTLEEPKQAAHGDFSTNLAMIVAGKEKKNPREIAAKFTELLSQHTEIIEKVEIAGPGFVNVFLHVKVWQSVLPEVVKGGDTYGLSDIGHGKKVMVEFVSANPTGPLSVGHGRQAVLGDSIARLLVATGHEVTREYYYNDAGRQMRVLGESTRARYLEQLGLPFEFPEDGYQGEYITDIAKALVDEVGDTLKDAVAETPFKERAEKAIFDDINNTLLRMDIRFDNYFNEHTLYEDGLIDDVVATLREKGLVYDHEGAVWFKTTEFGHDQDRVIIKSTGEPTYRLPDIAYHREKFKRGFDWMVNIFGSDHIATVPDVLAGVKALGYDESKVTVVLHQFVTLLRDGKQVKMSTRKANFITVDELLDEVGKDVVRFFFLMRKADSQLEFDIDLATKQSQENPVYYVQYAHARLLSIARQAEAQGVSAGALEDIDLGKLSLAEEVNMLKAMDAYPELVENAALDLEPHRIIFFLQDLAGQFHSYYNKHRVISDDIELSRSRLWMTETLRIVIGNGLKLLGLNTPRTM; encoded by the coding sequence ATGGTTAAGGCGCGTCTTAGAGCAATAGTGGACCAATGTTATCAAAAGGGAATTGCGCAGGGCTTGTGGTCTGATCTTGCCGCCGGGGTTTATACCCTGGAGGAGCCGAAGCAGGCGGCGCACGGAGATTTTTCAACGAACCTGGCGATGATCGTTGCCGGAAAAGAGAAAAAGAACCCCAGGGAGATTGCCGCAAAATTTACTGAGCTTCTTTCTCAACACACTGAAATTATAGAAAAAGTTGAGATTGCCGGGCCGGGGTTTGTCAATGTGTTTCTGCATGTCAAGGTCTGGCAGTCGGTGCTTCCTGAGGTAGTCAAGGGGGGCGATACCTACGGACTCTCCGATATCGGCCACGGGAAAAAGGTCATGGTTGAGTTTGTCAGCGCCAATCCCACAGGTCCATTGAGCGTCGGCCATGGAAGACAGGCGGTCCTCGGTGATTCCATCGCCAGGCTGCTTGTGGCAACAGGACACGAGGTAACCCGGGAATACTATTATAATGATGCCGGACGCCAGATGCGTGTACTCGGTGAATCAACCAGGGCGAGATACCTTGAGCAGCTGGGGCTGCCGTTTGAGTTTCCTGAAGACGGCTATCAGGGTGAATACATTACTGATATCGCCAAAGCACTCGTGGATGAAGTGGGTGATACATTAAAAGATGCCGTAGCCGAAACGCCGTTTAAGGAAAGGGCTGAAAAGGCAATATTTGACGATATTAATAACACCCTGTTGCGCATGGATATCCGCTTTGATAATTATTTTAATGAGCATACCCTGTATGAGGATGGCTTAATCGATGATGTGGTCGCGACCTTGCGGGAAAAGGGTCTGGTCTATGATCATGAAGGTGCGGTGTGGTTCAAGACCACGGAATTCGGTCATGATCAGGACCGGGTGATTATCAAGAGTACCGGGGAGCCCACCTACCGTCTTCCCGACATTGCCTATCACCGGGAGAAATTCAAGCGGGGTTTTGACTGGATGGTGAATATATTCGGCTCTGACCACATTGCCACGGTTCCGGACGTTCTGGCCGGGGTCAAGGCTCTGGGATATGATGAGTCGAAAGTGACCGTTGTCCTCCACCAGTTTGTCACTCTCCTGCGTGACGGCAAACAGGTGAAAATGTCTACCCGAAAAGCAAATTTCATCACAGTCGATGAATTGCTCGACGAGGTTGGTAAGGATGTCGTGCGTTTTTTCTTTCTCATGCGTAAGGCTGACAGCCAGTTGGAATTTGATATTGATCTTGCCACCAAGCAGAGCCAGGAAAATCCGGTATATTATGTTCAATACGCCCATGCGAGATTATTAAGCATTGCCAGGCAGGCTGAGGCCCAGGGGGTGAGCGCAGGGGCCCTGGAGGATATCGACCTCGGCAAACTTTCTCTTGCCGAGGAAGTGAATATGCTCAAAGCCATGGATGCATATCCGGAATTAGTTGAAAATGCCGCCCTTGATCTTGAACCGCACAGGATTATATTCTTTCTGCAGGATCTTGCCGGGCAGTTTCACAGTTATTACAATAAGCATCGGGTGATCTCCGATGATATTGAATTGTCTAGATCCCGGCTGTGGATGACGGAAACGCTGCGGATAGTTATCGGTAATGGATTGAAGCTGCTGGGGCTTAATACTCCCCGGACTATGTAG
- the alr gene encoding alanine racemase — protein MTSVSINRVEIDLSALRENYRALRTMAGHDVAMMAIVKAEAYGHGLVEVAQTLYDEGVRAFGVAEAWEGVRLRDAGISGEILVFLGAGDAGFEDVVHFNLTPVVYDTASLAILSALSGKMQTPIGVHLKVDSGMGRIGIMPEEVLGFVEEIKGFPGIFLKGVLSHFPVADESSSERTFQQTQTFGRVVDDLRMAGYEGEAIHIANSAALIRYPQAHFNMVRPGISLYGCYPSREKEYLEALELKPVMSFKTAVQQVKTVPEGHGISYGHTFITRRPTQLAVLPVGYNNGYLRKLSNRAHVLVKGRRAPIIGRVCMNVCMIDVTDIGGVVPRDEVVLMGRQGDENITAHEIAEWMETIDYEVLCLFGNLNRREYRG, from the coding sequence ATGACATCGGTTTCAATAAACAGGGTGGAAATTGATCTTTCAGCCCTTCGTGAAAATTACCGGGCCTTGCGCACTATGGCCGGCCACGATGTGGCGATGATGGCCATAGTCAAGGCTGAAGCATATGGCCATGGTCTGGTGGAAGTCGCGCAGACGCTCTATGATGAAGGTGTTCGCGCTTTTGGAGTTGCCGAGGCCTGGGAAGGTGTCAGGCTCAGAGATGCAGGGATTTCGGGTGAAATCCTGGTGTTTCTGGGCGCGGGAGATGCCGGCTTTGAAGATGTGGTGCATTTCAATCTGACTCCGGTTGTCTATGATACGGCCTCTCTGGCGATCCTGTCGGCACTTTCTGGAAAAATGCAAACGCCAATCGGCGTTCATCTGAAAGTCGACTCCGGCATGGGCAGGATCGGGATCATGCCCGAGGAAGTGTTGGGTTTTGTTGAGGAGATTAAGGGTTTCCCCGGTATTTTTTTAAAGGGGGTTTTAAGCCATTTTCCTGTGGCCGATGAATCTTCAAGCGAAAGAACATTTCAGCAGACGCAGACATTCGGCAGGGTTGTTGATGATTTAAGAATGGCGGGCTATGAGGGAGAGGCAATCCATATTGCCAACTCCGCGGCCCTGATACGATATCCGCAGGCGCATTTCAATATGGTGCGGCCGGGGATAAGTCTTTACGGCTGTTATCCATCACGGGAAAAGGAATATCTCGAAGCCCTGGAGCTCAAGCCGGTAATGTCTTTTAAGACCGCGGTGCAGCAGGTTAAGACGGTGCCGGAAGGGCATGGCATCAGTTACGGCCATACTTTTATTACCAGGCGGCCGACACAACTCGCGGTCCTGCCGGTGGGATACAATAACGGTTATCTGCGAAAGCTTTCCAACCGAGCCCATGTGCTTGTCAAGGGCAGGCGGGCGCCGATCATCGGCAGAGTCTGTATGAATGTCTGTATGATCGATGTAACGGATATTGGCGGTGTTGTTCCTAGGGATGAAGTTGTCCTGATGGGCAGGCAGGGCGATGAAAATATTACCGCCCACGAGATTGCCGAATGGATGGAAACCATTGATTATGAAGTGTTGTGCCTGTTCGGGAATCTGAACAGGAGAGAATATAGGGGATAG
- a CDS encoding SPOR domain-containing protein: MASQQRKKTFTIKFELGIGGLLGVGIVTFCIFLWLFLLGIWAGQTVLQPISNSGMSRNFTAKVSEIWGNGQEEVLTDNSKKAVDLPIEDNASAKQEDYSPEHEQTFFSLQIAAFRDQDRAKDSVLSWRSRGHQAFLQPPDDGGGDGFWRVFIGKFEKLADANASAVKLEEEEDIRAYIALLPASKIKTP; the protein is encoded by the coding sequence ATGGCGTCCCAACAGCGGAAGAAAACGTTCACTATAAAGTTTGAGCTCGGCATCGGCGGACTGCTTGGTGTCGGCATTGTAACTTTCTGTATATTTTTATGGTTGTTTCTTCTGGGCATCTGGGCCGGCCAAACTGTTTTGCAGCCCATCAGCAATTCCGGAATGTCCAGAAATTTTACTGCAAAAGTGAGTGAAATATGGGGCAACGGTCAGGAGGAAGTCCTTACCGACAACAGCAAGAAAGCAGTTGATTTGCCCATAGAGGATAATGCATCGGCAAAGCAGGAGGATTATTCTCCGGAGCATGAGCAAACTTTTTTTTCATTACAGATTGCCGCCTTCAGGGATCAGGACCGGGCAAAAGATTCGGTTTTGAGCTGGCGGTCCCGTGGTCATCAAGCATTTTTGCAGCCGCCGGATGACGGGGGAGGCGACGGATTCTGGCGGGTGTTTATCGGAAAATTTGAAAAGCTCGCCGATGCCAATGCTTCAGCCGTTAAGTTGGAGGAGGAAGAGGACATTCGAGCCTATATCGCTTTGTTGCCTGCTTCGAAAATTAAGACGCCTTAA